The Kitasatospora sp. NBC_00374 genome has a segment encoding these proteins:
- a CDS encoding ABC transporter substrate-binding protein gives MSPIRRSRPVGVPLVAALLLATGCTGGHGSGDAAAGGPSAVKIGLLASLSGTYKAVGTDLRDGFQLYLDTHDGRLGGHPVDLVTADEGDGAPTALPAATKLVKQDKVLAVTGVVGAGSVAAISPLLSEAGIPLVSSNGRPAVKDVTRQWSTSFMSDEPGAAIAQYVRDTVDGPVYAIGPDYQGGWDELRGFTDAFGKAGGQLADPAGKTMFTPFPGTTDFTPYFNKIKNSKAKAVYCFYAGSAAVDFVKQYAQSDLAGTPLYAAGFLTEGGVLTAQGDAAKGIRSVLNYAPDLDNAANRAFVSAWQSKHQSPPTTYAMASYDAAAVLDKAIGAAGDRLDPESLNTAIAGLGQIDSPRGTWQFGRNTHSPVQKWYLREVKSDGRALSNQTVQDLATIGN, from the coding sequence GTGTCACCGATTCGCAGATCCCGCCCGGTTGGCGTCCCCCTCGTCGCCGCCCTGCTGCTCGCCACCGGCTGCACCGGCGGACACGGCAGCGGTGACGCCGCCGCGGGCGGCCCGAGCGCGGTGAAGATCGGGCTGCTGGCCTCGCTCTCCGGGACGTACAAGGCGGTCGGCACCGACCTGCGGGACGGCTTCCAGCTCTACCTCGACACCCACGACGGCAGGCTCGGCGGTCATCCGGTCGACCTGGTGACCGCCGACGAGGGCGACGGCGCACCCACCGCCCTCCCGGCCGCCACCAAGCTGGTCAAGCAGGACAAGGTCCTCGCCGTCACGGGGGTGGTCGGCGCCGGCTCGGTCGCCGCGATCTCGCCGCTGCTCAGCGAGGCCGGGATCCCGCTGGTGAGCTCCAACGGCCGCCCCGCGGTCAAGGACGTGACCCGGCAGTGGAGCACCAGCTTCATGTCCGACGAGCCGGGGGCCGCGATCGCCCAGTACGTGCGCGACACGGTCGACGGGCCGGTCTACGCGATCGGGCCCGACTACCAGGGCGGCTGGGACGAACTGCGAGGCTTCACCGACGCGTTCGGCAAGGCCGGCGGGCAACTCGCCGACCCCGCGGGGAAGACGATGTTCACGCCGTTCCCGGGCACCACCGACTTCACTCCCTACTTCAACAAGATCAAGAACTCCAAGGCCAAGGCGGTGTACTGCTTCTACGCCGGCAGCGCCGCGGTCGACTTCGTCAAGCAGTACGCCCAGTCCGATCTGGCCGGCACCCCGCTGTACGCGGCCGGATTCCTCACCGAGGGCGGCGTGCTGACCGCGCAGGGCGACGCCGCCAAGGGCATCCGCTCGGTGCTCAACTACGCCCCGGACCTGGACAACGCGGCCAACCGCGCATTCGTCTCGGCCTGGCAGTCCAAGCACCAGTCCCCGCCCACCACGTACGCGATGGCCTCCTACGACGCCGCCGCCGTCCTCGACAAGGCGATCGGCGCGGCGGGCGACCGGCTCGACCCGGAGTCGCTGAACACCGCGATCGCCGGCCTCGGCCAGATCGACAGCCCGCGCGGCACCTGGCAGTTCGGCAGGAACACCCACTCGCCGGTGCAGAAGTGGTATCTGCGCGAGGTCAAGAGCGACGGCCGCGCCCTGTCCAACCAGACCGTCCAGGACCTCGCCACCATCGGGAACTGA
- a CDS encoding helix-turn-helix domain-containing protein produces MFEAAVAVEVFGRARRDFPVPWYEVALCTGQDGPVRTAEGLAFAGPGLAELERADTVIVPACADLQGDPPPEQLDALRGAYARGARIASICTGAFTLAAAGLLDGRRATTHWMHAAELAERWPAVKLDPNVLYTQDERIFTSAGECAGLDLCLHLVRLDHGSHVANTLARRMVIPPHREGGQAQYIDQPLPRAESTGLAPALGWARARLHRPLTIDDLAGRAAMSKRSFLRHFRAATGTTPLQWLLHERVARARDLLETTDDTVEHLAEQCGFGSAQSLRVHFTRINRTTPRRYRQTFDSTR; encoded by the coding sequence GTGTTCGAGGCCGCCGTGGCCGTCGAGGTCTTCGGCCGCGCGAGGAGGGACTTCCCCGTCCCGTGGTACGAGGTGGCGCTGTGCACCGGGCAGGACGGCCCGGTCCGGACGGCGGAGGGGCTGGCCTTCGCCGGCCCGGGCCTCGCGGAGCTGGAGCGCGCGGACACCGTGATCGTGCCGGCCTGCGCCGACCTGCAGGGCGACCCGCCGCCGGAGCAGCTGGACGCGCTGCGCGGGGCGTACGCGCGCGGGGCCCGCATCGCCTCGATCTGCACGGGTGCGTTCACCCTGGCCGCCGCCGGGCTGCTCGACGGCCGCCGTGCCACCACCCACTGGATGCACGCCGCCGAACTGGCCGAACGCTGGCCGGCGGTGAAGCTGGACCCGAACGTGCTCTACACCCAGGACGAGCGGATCTTCACCTCCGCGGGCGAGTGCGCCGGACTGGACCTCTGTCTGCACCTCGTCCGCCTCGATCACGGCAGCCACGTCGCCAACACCCTCGCCCGCCGGATGGTCATCCCGCCGCACCGCGAGGGCGGTCAGGCCCAGTACATCGACCAGCCGTTGCCGCGGGCCGAGTCCACCGGCCTGGCCCCGGCGCTCGGCTGGGCGCGCGCCCGGCTGCACCGCCCGCTGACCATCGACGACCTGGCCGGGCGGGCGGCGATGAGCAAGCGCAGCTTCCTGCGCCACTTCCGCGCCGCCACCGGGACCACGCCCCTGCAGTGGCTGCTGCACGAACGCGTCGCCCGTGCGCGTGACCTGCTGGAGACGACCGACGACACCGTCGAGCACCTCGCGGAGCAGTGCGGCTTCGGGTCGGCGCAGAGTCTGCGCGTGCACTTCACCCGGATCAACCGGACCACTCCCCGCCGGTACCGGCAGACGTTCGACTCGACGCGGTGA
- a CDS encoding nitrate- and nitrite sensing domain-containing protein, producing MRITRKLAVLATVPLLAVLAFAALALRITAGQVFGAAQLRSMVAISAQAGDLTHQLQRERTCAAALLTGEANPERTNAYLRQIQATDASITEYRRLRGRLHPGRGNALGLLRQVDDDLADLPALRKQVESGPGAALSATTFHYRIVIADLLAYRGDVAEAGRAGADLADRINSGVALARAQEAVGQQEVAVLTSQASGVLTPAAQQAITATRTGYTEAVLEFQRTATPEWQAWLDRSLTGAEIIAAGRLEDAVARARPGRPLPLDASWTTVMDERADRLQQVEQKVDAAALARVTDFRNTQRGWALSEGLAVVLAVVSVIVLAFRLGRPMIRELRRLRDAAHAVAHERLPAAVAALSAGGALGGATPEEFAAAAGDPVRVRGRDEIAEVGAAFNTVSREAVRIAAEQAAMRDRMGTVFVGLARRAERLTGALVRALDAAERDEPDPERLARLFELDHLASRMRRNNHSLLVLGGEATARVRSTDSPIEDVLRAAVAQIERYTRVDVGTTDQGVLIQGRAVDHLVHLFAELLDNATAYSKPETRVTAEARLLTDRLVVQVCDQGIGLAKDRWDEANEKLAAPSPVEVAAVRAMGLTVVGHLASWYGIRVELRPRPGGGTIAEVTLPDTMFEPAAPADPAPLPALLAVPSAVPTPLPAAAALAPEPGPTAAGTTGSGLPRRRRPASSPAEPAPVHAAAASTSDSPAPATHPSHGLAQRDPRQVSATMAAYARGIGASRAGRGAPKPLLSEPNQKEDA from the coding sequence GTGAGAATCACCCGCAAACTCGCCGTCCTCGCCACGGTACCGCTGCTCGCCGTCCTCGCGTTCGCGGCGCTCGCCCTGCGCATCACCGCCGGACAGGTGTTCGGGGCCGCGCAGCTGCGCTCGATGGTCGCCATCAGCGCCCAGGCCGGCGACCTGACGCACCAGCTGCAGCGGGAACGCACCTGTGCCGCGGCCCTGTTGACCGGCGAGGCGAACCCCGAGCGGACCAACGCCTACCTCCGCCAGATCCAGGCCACCGACGCGAGCATCACGGAGTACCGCCGGCTGCGGGGACGGCTGCACCCGGGCCGGGGCAACGCCCTCGGCCTGCTCCGGCAGGTGGACGACGACCTGGCGGACCTCCCCGCGCTCCGCAAGCAGGTGGAGTCGGGCCCGGGCGCCGCGCTGTCCGCGACCACCTTCCACTACCGGATCGTCATCGCCGACCTGCTGGCCTACCGGGGCGATGTCGCCGAGGCCGGCCGCGCCGGGGCCGATCTCGCGGACCGGATCAACAGCGGAGTGGCCCTGGCCCGGGCGCAGGAGGCGGTCGGCCAGCAGGAGGTCGCGGTCCTGACCTCGCAGGCCTCCGGCGTCCTCACTCCGGCCGCGCAGCAGGCGATCACCGCCACCCGCACCGGATACACCGAGGCCGTCCTGGAGTTCCAACGGACCGCCACCCCCGAGTGGCAGGCCTGGCTGGACCGGTCGCTGACCGGTGCCGAGATCATCGCGGCGGGCCGCCTGGAGGACGCCGTCGCCCGCGCCAGGCCCGGCCGGCCGCTGCCGTTGGACGCCAGCTGGACGACGGTGATGGACGAACGGGCAGACCGGCTCCAGCAGGTCGAGCAGAAGGTCGACGCCGCGGCGCTCGCCAGGGTCACGGACTTCCGCAACACGCAACGCGGGTGGGCCCTGAGCGAGGGCCTGGCGGTGGTGCTGGCGGTGGTCTCGGTGATCGTCCTCGCGTTCCGGCTGGGCCGGCCGATGATCCGGGAGCTGCGCCGGCTCCGGGACGCCGCGCACGCCGTCGCCCACGAGCGCCTTCCGGCGGCCGTCGCCGCCCTGTCGGCGGGAGGCGCGCTCGGCGGGGCGACACCGGAGGAGTTCGCCGCCGCGGCGGGCGACCCGGTCAGGGTCCGCGGCCGGGACGAGATCGCCGAGGTCGGCGCCGCCTTCAACACCGTCAGCCGGGAGGCGGTACGGATCGCCGCCGAGCAGGCGGCCATGCGCGACCGGATGGGCACCGTCTTCGTCGGCCTGGCCCGCCGGGCCGAACGGCTGACCGGTGCGCTGGTCCGGGCCCTCGACGCGGCCGAGCGGGACGAGCCCGACCCCGAACGGCTGGCCCGGCTCTTCGAGCTCGACCACCTGGCCAGCAGGATGCGGCGCAACAACCACAGCCTGCTCGTGCTCGGCGGCGAGGCGACCGCCCGGGTACGGTCGACCGACTCCCCGATCGAGGACGTCCTGCGGGCGGCGGTGGCCCAGATCGAGCGCTACACCCGGGTCGACGTCGGGACCACGGACCAGGGCGTCCTGATCCAGGGCCGGGCGGTGGACCACCTGGTCCACCTCTTCGCCGAGCTGCTCGACAACGCCACCGCCTACTCCAAGCCCGAGACCCGGGTGACCGCCGAGGCCAGGCTGCTGACGGACCGGCTCGTGGTACAGGTCTGCGACCAGGGCATCGGCCTGGCCAAGGACCGCTGGGACGAGGCCAACGAGAAGCTGGCCGCCCCCTCACCGGTCGAGGTGGCCGCCGTCCGCGCGATGGGGCTGACCGTGGTCGGCCACCTGGCGTCCTGGTACGGGATCCGGGTCGAGCTGCGCCCGCGTCCGGGTGGCGGCACCATCGCCGAGGTCACCCTTCCGGACACGATGTTCGAGCCGGCCGCGCCGGCCGACCCGGCTCCGCTCCCCGCTCTGCTCGCAGTACCGTCGGCGGTGCCGACACCGCTCCCGGCCGCGGCGGCGCTTGCGCCCGAGCCGGGGCCGACGGCCGCCGGAACCACCGGGAGCGGTCTGCCCAGGCGCAGGCGCCCGGCGTCCTCGCCCGCCGAGCCCGCCCCCGTCCACGCGGCGGCGGCGAGCACCTCCGACTCCCCGGCGCCCGCCACCCACCCCTCGCACGGGCTGGCGCAGCGCGACCCCCGGCAGGTCTCGGCCACCATGGCCGCCTACGCCCGCGGCATCGGCGCCAGCCGCGCCGGGCGCGGCGCCCCCAAGCCTCTCCTCTCCGAACCGAACCAGAAGGAAGACGCATGA
- a CDS encoding alpha/beta fold hydrolase, which yields MSFVTVGQENSSSIDIYFEDHGSGQPVVLIHGYPLNGHSWEKQERVLLEAGYRVITYDRRGFGQSSQPTVGYDYDTFAADLKTLLDHLDLHDVVLVGFSMGTGEVTRYLGTYGSGRVSKAVLMGAVPPFLLRTADNPEGVDASVFDGIKSAVLKDRPAYFKDFLDNFYNVDTYAGTRISTQAWQNSFNVAVAASAWAAHACVDTWLTDFRPDLPKIDVPVLLVHGNADRILPYDSTAKRLPGLIEDLTFVTVEGGPHNIAWTHPEEVNQALMDFLRT from the coding sequence ATGTCGTTCGTCACCGTCGGCCAGGAGAACAGCAGCTCCATCGACATCTACTTCGAGGACCACGGCAGTGGGCAGCCCGTGGTCCTGATCCATGGTTACCCGCTGAACGGCCACTCCTGGGAGAAGCAGGAGCGGGTGCTCCTGGAGGCCGGGTACCGGGTCATCACCTACGACCGCCGCGGCTTCGGGCAGTCCAGCCAGCCGACCGTGGGCTACGACTACGACACCTTCGCAGCGGATCTGAAGACGCTCCTGGACCACCTGGACCTGCACGACGTCGTTCTCGTCGGCTTCTCGATGGGCACCGGCGAGGTCACCCGCTACCTGGGCACCTACGGCTCGGGGCGGGTGAGCAAGGCCGTCCTGATGGGCGCCGTCCCGCCCTTCCTGCTGCGGACCGCGGACAACCCCGAGGGCGTGGACGCGTCCGTGTTCGACGGGATCAAGTCGGCGGTCCTCAAGGACCGACCGGCGTACTTCAAGGACTTCCTGGACAACTTCTACAACGTCGACACGTACGCCGGCACCCGCATCAGCACCCAGGCCTGGCAGAACAGCTTCAACGTGGCCGTCGCGGCGTCGGCCTGGGCGGCCCACGCCTGCGTCGACACCTGGCTCACCGACTTCCGCCCCGACCTGCCGAAGATCGACGTGCCGGTGCTGCTGGTCCACGGCAACGCGGACCGCATCCTGCCGTACGACAGCACCGCCAAGCGGCTGCCGGGTCTGATCGAGGACCTGACCTTCGTCACGGTGGAGGGCGGTCCGCACAACATCGCCTGGACGCACCCCGAGGAGGTCAACCAGGCCCTGATGGACTTCCTGCGGACGTGA
- a CDS encoding branched-chain amino acid ABC transporter permease — translation MTALRAPRGAGLLRPAGWALLLTALAQFAVPAVVDESALVLLTPIPALGLVAVGVTVLTGRAGLPTLGQAAPYAVGAYTSALLGRAGIDVGPVQLTTAALAAALFALLTGPVVARARGVTALMITLALGELTATAAARWSSVTGGTEGLAGIPPVRLLWGAAPLTDDTAVFRYAIAVAACAVTATVLALRSPLGLLLAGCRDHEARMRAGGHPVTRVFLGAQVWAGALAGVGGHLLVTAQRYVSPADVGFTTSSLGLLAAVLGGVTSPLGALAGAALVLTTRDQLAAPWPGHGPLLLGALFVAAVYLLPRGVAGIRPPRLPHPRRRAAAGPPPTPSSPEAGP, via the coding sequence ATGACCGCTCTCCGGGCACCGCGCGGCGCCGGTCTCCTGCGCCCGGCCGGCTGGGCCCTGCTGCTGACCGCGCTCGCGCAGTTCGCGGTACCGGCGGTGGTCGACGAGTCGGCTCTCGTCCTGCTCACCCCGATACCCGCGCTCGGCCTGGTCGCGGTCGGCGTCACCGTGCTCACCGGCCGGGCCGGCCTGCCCACGCTCGGCCAGGCCGCGCCGTACGCGGTCGGCGCGTACACCAGCGCCCTGCTCGGCCGCGCGGGCATCGACGTCGGTCCGGTCCAGCTCACCACCGCCGCCCTGGCCGCCGCGCTGTTCGCGCTGCTGACCGGGCCGGTCGTGGCCCGCGCCCGGGGCGTCACGGCGCTGATGATCACCCTGGCCCTGGGCGAGCTGACCGCCACCGCGGCGGCCCGCTGGAGCTCGGTCACCGGCGGCACCGAGGGCCTGGCCGGCATCCCGCCGGTGCGGCTGCTGTGGGGCGCCGCGCCGCTGACCGACGACACGGCCGTCTTCCGGTACGCGATCGCCGTCGCCGCCTGCGCGGTCACCGCGACGGTCCTGGCGCTGCGCTCGCCGCTGGGGCTCCTGCTCGCCGGCTGCCGTGACCACGAGGCGCGGATGCGGGCCGGCGGCCACCCGGTCACCCGGGTGTTCCTCGGCGCCCAGGTGTGGGCCGGCGCGCTCGCGGGCGTGGGCGGCCATCTGCTGGTGACCGCGCAGCGCTACGTCTCCCCCGCCGACGTCGGCTTCACCACCTCCTCGCTGGGGCTGCTGGCCGCCGTGCTCGGCGGTGTGACCTCTCCGCTCGGTGCGCTCGCCGGCGCCGCGCTGGTCCTGACCACCCGGGACCAGCTCGCCGCCCCGTGGCCGGGACACGGCCCGCTGCTGCTCGGCGCGCTGTTCGTCGCCGCCGTCTACCTGCTGCCCCGCGGGGTGGCCGGCATCCGCCCGCCCCGGCTCCCCCACCCGCGCCGTCGGGCGGCCGCCGGTCCCCCGCCCACTCCCAGCTCCCCGGAGGCCGGCCCGTGA
- a CDS encoding ABC transporter ATP-binding protein: MLETHSLRAGHHGGTVLHGVDLAVGPSSVHAVLGPNGAGKTTLLNTLAGLVPVASGRIGLAGTDVTGLPAHRRARAGIGLVPQGRRVFASLTVAEHLAVSHRRRPTAWTPARVLDLLPRLGERLHQRADHLSGGEQQMLALARTLLTGPRVLLLDEPTEGLAPVIAAEVLALAGRLAADGLAVLLAAPRPAQVLPVADRITVLGTGRITLTLDGATARRDPARVLAALTPTHRAPQEPR; encoded by the coding sequence ATGCTGGAGACGCACTCCCTGCGGGCCGGTCACCACGGCGGCACCGTCCTGCACGGCGTGGACCTGGCCGTCGGCCCTTCCTCCGTGCACGCCGTCCTCGGGCCCAACGGCGCCGGCAAGACCACCCTGCTGAACACGCTGGCCGGCCTCGTCCCGGTGGCCTCGGGCCGGATCGGGCTCGCCGGGACGGACGTCACCGGCCTCCCCGCACACCGCCGCGCCCGGGCCGGCATCGGCCTGGTCCCGCAGGGACGCCGGGTGTTCGCCTCCCTGACGGTGGCCGAGCACCTCGCGGTGTCCCACCGCCGACGGCCGACCGCCTGGACACCGGCCCGGGTCCTCGACCTGCTCCCACGGCTCGGCGAGCGGCTGCACCAGCGCGCCGACCACCTCTCCGGCGGCGAGCAGCAGATGCTCGCCCTCGCCCGTACCCTGCTCACCGGCCCCCGCGTCCTGCTGCTCGACGAACCCACCGAGGGCCTGGCCCCGGTCATCGCGGCCGAGGTCCTCGCGCTGGCGGGCCGGCTGGCGGCCGACGGACTGGCCGTCCTGCTCGCCGCCCCGCGCCCGGCCCAGGTCCTGCCCGTCGCCGACCGGATCACCGTCCTCGGCACCGGGCGGATCACGCTCACCCTGGACGGCGCCACCGCGCGCCGGGACCCGGCCCGGGTACTCGCCGCCCTCACCCCGACCCACCGCGCACCGCAGGAGCCCCGCTGA
- a CDS encoding roadblock/LC7 domain-containing protein, producing the protein MTSPSPQDLDWLLNDFAARVPEITHAVAVSADGLLIAATREVDTEHADQLAAIASGLVSLLAGAGRLLKAEPVISNLTELQGGFLFSMAVGSGASLLVLASKSCDIGQVSFELAELINQVGPQLTPAARAKLLDTSS; encoded by the coding sequence ATGACCTCCCCCTCGCCGCAGGATCTCGACTGGCTGCTGAACGACTTCGCGGCCCGCGTCCCGGAGATCACCCACGCGGTGGCGGTCTCCGCCGACGGGCTGCTGATCGCAGCCACCCGCGAGGTCGACACCGAGCACGCCGACCAGCTCGCCGCGATCGCCTCGGGGCTGGTCAGCCTGCTGGCCGGCGCCGGACGGCTGTTGAAGGCGGAGCCGGTGATCAGCAACCTGACCGAGCTGCAGGGCGGTTTCCTGTTCTCGATGGCGGTCGGCAGCGGCGCCTCGCTGCTGGTCCTGGCCTCGAAGTCCTGCGACATCGGCCAGGTCTCCTTCGAGCTCGCCGAGCTGATCAACCAGGTCGGACCGCAGCTCACCCCCGCGGCCCGCGCCAAGCTGCTCGACACATCCTCCTGA
- a CDS encoding class I SAM-dependent methyltransferase: MPTDTRYAFDNRAEEAADQLQVLEACLDPITAAHLDRLGVPPGAHCWEVGAGAGSIARLLAELAGPTGSVTATDLDPARLAGAGGSVLVRRHDVRYEQPPGGPFDLIHARLLLLHLPERHEVLATLAGALRPGGLLLIEEFDRSPLTVLTPVDPGEQALFSRVVGTVLTVLGDRGADLDWARRVHGAMTGLGLTEVRTAVHAESWSHDGGARLHEINSRQLQGPLLAAGLTLDELTRFRALVRRRDFSALSYTLVSTSARRPV; this comes from the coding sequence ATGCCGACCGACACCCGCTACGCCTTCGACAACCGGGCCGAGGAGGCCGCGGACCAGCTCCAGGTGCTGGAGGCCTGCCTCGACCCGATCACCGCCGCCCACCTGGACCGGCTCGGTGTCCCGCCCGGCGCGCACTGCTGGGAGGTCGGGGCGGGCGCCGGATCGATCGCCCGCCTGCTCGCCGAACTGGCCGGCCCCACCGGCTCCGTGACCGCCACCGACCTCGACCCGGCCCGGCTGGCCGGGGCCGGCGGGTCCGTTCTCGTCCGCCGCCACGACGTCCGGTACGAGCAGCCGCCCGGCGGCCCGTTCGACCTGATCCACGCGCGGCTGCTCCTCCTGCACCTGCCCGAACGCCACGAGGTACTGGCCACCCTGGCCGGGGCGCTGCGGCCCGGCGGCCTGCTGCTGATCGAGGAGTTCGACCGCAGCCCGCTCACCGTCCTCACCCCGGTCGATCCGGGCGAGCAGGCCCTGTTCTCCCGGGTGGTCGGGACCGTTCTCACCGTCCTCGGCGACCGGGGCGCCGACCTGGACTGGGCGCGCCGGGTCCACGGGGCGATGACCGGCCTCGGCCTGACCGAGGTCCGCACCGCCGTCCACGCCGAGAGCTGGTCCCACGACGGCGGCGCCCGGCTCCACGAGATCAACTCGCGCCAGCTCCAGGGCCCGCTGCTCGCCGCCGGTCTCACCCTCGACGAGCTGACCCGCTTCCGCGCGCTGGTCCGCAGGCGCGATTTCAGCGCCCTCTCCTACACCCTGGTCTCGACTTCGGCACGCAGGCCGGTCTGA
- a CDS encoding ABC transporter ATP-binding protein: protein MNALLSLTQVTRRYGALVAVDRLDLTVRPGARHAVIGPNGAGKSTLLGLVAGTVTPSAGRIVLDRQDITGTDPARRSRLGIARTFQQPAVLGSLSALDNVALAAWRHTELRGLWRPRRYRDLGHRCHDQLDRVGLAHLASHPAGQLSHGQQRLVEIAAALAARPRLLLLDEPAAGLTEEDTDRLVTVLQQVPTEVAVLLVEHNLDFVNALATRVTVLHEGRPIADGTPEQISADPAAREAYLGHRPG from the coding sequence GTGAACGCCCTGCTCAGCCTCACCCAGGTGACCCGCCGCTACGGCGCCCTGGTCGCCGTCGACCGGCTCGACCTGACGGTCCGACCAGGGGCACGCCATGCCGTGATCGGTCCCAACGGCGCCGGCAAGTCCACCCTGCTCGGCCTGGTCGCCGGGACGGTCACCCCCTCGGCCGGCCGGATCGTGCTCGACCGGCAGGACATCACCGGCACCGACCCCGCCCGGCGGTCCCGGCTCGGCATCGCCCGTACCTTCCAGCAGCCGGCGGTCCTCGGCAGCCTGAGCGCCCTGGACAACGTGGCCCTGGCCGCCTGGCGGCACACCGAACTGCGCGGCCTCTGGCGCCCCCGCCGCTACCGGGACCTCGGACACCGCTGCCACGACCAGCTGGACCGGGTCGGCCTCGCGCACCTGGCCTCGCACCCGGCCGGCCAGCTCTCCCACGGCCAGCAGCGGTTGGTGGAGATCGCGGCCGCGCTCGCCGCCCGGCCGCGGCTCCTGCTGCTGGACGAGCCGGCCGCCGGCCTGACCGAGGAGGACACCGACCGGCTGGTGACGGTCCTGCAGCAGGTGCCCACCGAGGTCGCCGTTCTCCTGGTCGAGCACAATCTCGACTTCGTCAACGCCCTCGCCACCCGGGTCACCGTCCTGCACGAGGGCCGGCCGATCGCCGACGGCACGCCTGAGCAGATCAGCGCCGACCCCGCCGCCCGGGAAGCCTACCTCGGCCACCGGCCCGGGTGA